From Coleofasciculus sp. FACHB-1120, one genomic window encodes:
- a CDS encoding GTPase codes for MTEQRDADSSSRDSQQPSEPTDAITTESVNDSRKNHIVGVWDNATARLRQLLPVEQVAQKAVGWFSVSEDRVAEILETVRAELPTTEALLIGKPQAGKSSIVRGLTGVSAEIVGQGFRPHTQHTERYAYPSSDVPLLIFTDTVGLGDVNQDTQAIVQELVGDLQQESRSARILILTVKINDFATDTLRQIAAQLRQKYPDIPCLLAVTCLHEVYPPGTADHPAYPPDYEEVNRAFSAIQQAFAGVCDRSVMIDFTLEEDGYTPVFYGLEALRDTLADLLPEAEARAIYQLLDKGASEQIGNLYRDVGRRYMLAFSIMAAAIEAVPLPFATMPVLTALQVSMVGLLGKLYGQTLSPSQAGGVVSAIASGFLARAVGRELIKFLPGFGSAIAASWAAAYTWSLGEGACVYFGDLMGGKKPDPQKIQSVMQEAFKTAQERFKGIKR; via the coding sequence ATGACTGAGCAACGTGATGCTGATTCGTCGTCAAGGGATTCTCAGCAACCTAGCGAACCAACGGATGCTATAACGACTGAGTCGGTCAATGATTCTCGGAAAAACCACATTGTGGGTGTTTGGGACAACGCAACAGCACGCTTGAGGCAACTGCTACCTGTAGAACAAGTGGCACAAAAGGCTGTTGGGTGGTTTAGTGTCAGCGAAGACCGGGTTGCAGAGATTTTGGAGACGGTTCGAGCCGAACTCCCAACTACGGAAGCTTTGTTGATTGGGAAACCGCAAGCTGGAAAAAGTTCAATTGTGCGGGGGTTGACGGGCGTTTCTGCTGAGATTGTCGGTCAGGGATTTCGCCCTCACACGCAACACACGGAACGGTATGCTTATCCTTCTAGCGACGTGCCGTTACTCATTTTTACAGATACGGTCGGGCTGGGAGATGTAAATCAGGACACTCAGGCGATCGTTCAGGAGTTGGTTGGCGATTTGCAACAGGAGAGTCGTTCCGCCAGAATTCTGATTCTGACGGTCAAAATTAATGATTTTGCAACCGACACACTGCGACAGATTGCGGCTCAGCTGCGTCAGAAGTATCCAGATATTCCCTGTCTGCTGGCTGTCACCTGCTTGCATGAGGTTTATCCTCCCGGTACTGCCGATCATCCCGCCTATCCACCCGACTATGAGGAGGTTAATCGAGCCTTCAGTGCAATTCAACAGGCGTTTGCCGGAGTATGCGATCGCTCCGTTATGATTGACTTCACCTTGGAAGAAGATGGTTACACTCCGGTATTTTATGGCTTAGAGGCGCTGCGAGATACCTTGGCAGACCTTCTACCAGAGGCGGAAGCGCGGGCGATTTATCAGTTATTGGATAAGGGCGCTAGCGAACAAATTGGCAACCTCTACCGGGATGTTGGACGCCGTTATATGTTGGCATTTTCCATCATGGCAGCTGCGATCGAGGCGGTACCGTTGCCATTTGCCACCATGCCTGTCCTAACTGCCTTGCAAGTCTCAATGGTCGGCCTGTTAGGAAAATTGTACGGGCAAACCCTGAGTCCATCGCAAGCGGGGGGTGTCGTTAGTGCGATCGCTAGTGGCTTTTTAGCACGAGCAGTCGGACGGGAGTTAATTAAATTCTTGCCTGGTTTTGGGAGCGCGATCGCTGCTTCCTGGGCAGCTGCCTACACCTGGTCATTGGGCGAAGGTGCCTGCGTCTATTTTGGTGACTTAATGGGAGGGAAAAAACCCGATCCGCAGAAAATTCAATCTGTGATGCAAGAAGCGTTTAAAACAGCGCAAGAACGATTTAAAGGAATCAAGCGTTAA
- a CDS encoding ATP-grasp domain-containing protein — protein sequence MPTLILTPRYTDDSQSLWRAANHLGWRVERLINWRLPDELKLVPEPVLYVEALMTEMIAEQLGLRLLDAPDDWLPNLPEEYRKRWVYLSTLGEARSIGKAAFIKPPNDKSFPARVYQGEELASDYPDEMPVLIAEIVQWEKEFRCFILNRSLKTFSVYLRDGELQRENDFVHTEEEECEVREFIETLLSDERVEILQATVIDVGVIRGRGWAVVEQNAAWGAGLYGCDPIEVLEVLRYAVVAA from the coding sequence ATGCCAACTCTGATTTTGACTCCTCGCTACACTGACGATTCTCAGTCTTTATGGCGTGCAGCGAATCATCTGGGTTGGCGAGTCGAGCGATTAATTAACTGGCGGCTACCTGATGAATTAAAACTTGTACCCGAACCAGTTTTGTATGTGGAAGCGTTGATGACAGAGATGATAGCGGAGCAACTTGGACTTCGCTTACTTGACGCACCAGATGATTGGCTACCCAACTTACCTGAAGAATATCGGAAGCGTTGGGTTTATCTCAGTACGCTGGGTGAAGCACGGAGCATAGGAAAAGCAGCTTTTATCAAACCGCCAAACGACAAAAGTTTCCCTGCTCGTGTTTATCAAGGTGAAGAATTAGCAAGCGATTATCCTGATGAGATGCCAGTGCTAATTGCGGAAATTGTGCAGTGGGAAAAGGAGTTTCGTTGCTTTATTTTGAATCGCTCCCTGAAAACATTCTCAGTTTATCTCCGCGATGGAGAGTTACAGCGAGAAAATGATTTTGTACATACTGAAGAGGAAGAGTGTGAGGTTCGGGAGTTCATCGAAACTCTACTATCCGATGAAAGGGTAGAGATTCTTCAGGCAACAGTAATTGATGTGGGTGTGATTCGAGGAAGAGGATGGGCAGTTGTTGAGCAAAATGCAGCCTGGGGAGCAGGTTTGTACGGTTGCGACCCCATTGAGGTTTTAGAAGTGCTACGGTATGCTGTTGTTGCCGCATAA
- a CDS encoding HNH endonuclease signature motif containing protein gives MNPFYTLVADHAAHQCEYCHAPELVFNFPFEVEHIVPLYRGGADAEFNLALACRSCNLRKGTRISGVEPESNTPIRLFHLRQDQWDDHFQVDSSSGTLVGKTPIGRVTIACLEMNSQA, from the coding sequence ATGAACCCTTTCTATACTCTAGTCGCTGACCACGCTGCTCATCAATGTGAATATTGTCATGCTCCAGAGCTAGTTTTCAACTTCCCGTTTGAAGTCGAACATATTGTCCCTCTTTACCGAGGCGGAGCTGATGCCGAATTCAATCTGGCGCTTGCTTGTCGCTCCTGCAATCTTCGCAAAGGAACTCGCATCAGTGGAGTTGAGCCTGAATCCAATACCCCTATTCGTCTCTTTCATCTAAGGCAAGACCAATGGGACGACCATTTCCAAGTAGACAGCAGTTCTGGAACGCTTGTGGGAAAAACGCCCATTGGAAGAGTAACGATTGCTTGTTTAGAGATGAATAGCCAAGCATAA
- a CDS encoding fasciclin domain-containing protein: MANIVDTAVQAGSFNTLVAAVKAAGLVDTLQGAGPFTVFAPTDEAFAKLPAGTVDSLLQDIPKLKQILTYHVVSGKVMAADVVKLKSATTVQGSDVKIDASNGGVKVNDATVATADVAADNGVIHVIDTVLLPA; encoded by the coding sequence TTGGCTAATATCGTAGATACCGCCGTTCAGGCTGGTTCATTTAACACCCTAGTTGCTGCCGTCAAAGCTGCTGGTTTGGTTGATACACTACAAGGCGCTGGTCCCTTCACTGTGTTTGCGCCTACTGATGAAGCTTTCGCTAAACTTCCCGCAGGTACAGTAGATTCCTTGCTTCAAGATATTCCGAAGCTTAAGCAAATCCTGACCTATCATGTCGTTTCCGGCAAAGTGATGGCAGCTGACGTAGTTAAGCTGAAGTCAGCTACTACCGTTCAGGGTTCAGATGTGAAAATTGATGCTTCCAATGGTGGCGTCAAGGTGAATGATGCAACAGTTGCAACAGCCGATGTTGCTGCTGATAATGGTGTCATCCACGTCATTGATACAGTATTGCTTCCTGCGTAA
- a CDS encoding tetratricopeptide repeat protein yields MHDELPDPEHIELAISHYSKILQSEPNKPEAWHILGYLFCQLGRYEEAIASYDKAIEIKTDDYDSWYERGLALANLDRYEEAIASYNKALEFKPDHAAVWYARGLGFSAVRELEAALLSYDKAIDFNPSGYEAWLERGLTLYNLERNEEALFSFNQAIKYQPNSVMAWYSHGAVIENMGDYDKALVSLNKALELAADSPSILTDRGRVLRKLGQYEAALASYDKALEIQPDLGAALLCRGALLCDYLYCYEEALDNFNEALEIDSNDPLAWYNRGNTLRSLKRYEEAIISYDRALELQPDYCHAQQERDWVFCLLEHRDRATISDDFALKLVNKAIQIFFYSYSSYEDELVKIIQKSGVCRADAFELVVFIPLAFGRVLLESKGAVLQPNFVWVDPVTEQENRVSLCNQPIFQAAYNIAEAWRKDKGDSDAFLAIAEWSAEVNAFNKALNDGSQLENCEFSEPVCYDYRQLAHDS; encoded by the coding sequence ATGCATGATGAACTACCAGACCCAGAGCATATTGAATTAGCTATTAGCCACTATAGTAAAATCCTTCAATCTGAACCCAACAAGCCCGAAGCTTGGCATATTCTAGGATACCTGTTTTGCCAGTTGGGACGTTATGAAGAAGCGATCGCTAGTTATGACAAGGCGATTGAAATCAAAACCGACGATTACGACTCGTGGTATGAACGGGGTTTGGCGTTAGCTAATTTGGATCGCTATGAAGAGGCGATCGCTAGCTACAATAAAGCCCTTGAATTTAAACCAGACCATGCCGCAGTTTGGTATGCTCGCGGACTTGGATTCTCTGCTGTAAGAGAGCTTGAGGCAGCACTTCTCAGCTACGATAAAGCGATCGACTTCAATCCAAGCGGTTACGAAGCCTGGTTAGAACGAGGACTCACTCTGTATAACTTAGAGCGTAATGAAGAGGCACTTTTTAGTTTCAATCAAGCAATAAAGTACCAACCTAATTCAGTAATGGCTTGGTATTCCCACGGTGCTGTAATTGAAAATATGGGAGATTACGATAAGGCTCTTGTCAGTCTTAACAAAGCCTTGGAATTAGCAGCAGATTCTCCTTCCATCCTGACCGATCGAGGTAGAGTGCTGAGGAAGCTGGGTCAGTACGAGGCAGCTCTAGCCAGCTATGATAAGGCTTTGGAGATTCAACCTGACCTTGGCGCAGCTTTGCTTTGTCGTGGTGCTTTGTTGTGTGACTACCTCTATTGCTACGAAGAAGCACTCGACAACTTTAATGAAGCGCTGGAAATCGACTCAAACGATCCCCTTGCTTGGTATAACAGAGGGAATACACTAAGAAGCCTGAAGCGTTATGAAGAGGCAATTATCAGTTATGACAGAGCGCTAGAACTTCAACCCGATTATTGCCATGCTCAGCAGGAAAGAGACTGGGTATTTTGCCTGTTAGAACACCGAGATCGGGCAACAATTAGCGATGATTTTGCGCTCAAGTTGGTAAACAAAGCTATCCAAATTTTCTTTTATTCGTATAGTTCTTATGAAGATGAACTTGTCAAGATTATCCAAAAATCGGGTGTGTGTCGAGCCGATGCTTTTGAGCTAGTGGTCTTCATACCCTTAGCCTTCGGTCGCGTTCTTCTAGAGAGCAAAGGTGCTGTGCTACAACCTAATTTTGTATGGGTTGACCCAGTTACTGAACAGGAGAATCGAGTATCTTTGTGCAATCAGCCTATTTTCCAAGCAGCTTACAACATAGCCGAGGCGTGGAGAAAGGATAAAGGTGATAGTGATGCATTCTTGGCTATTGCTGAATGGAGTGCAGAAGTAAATGCCTTTAATAAAGCGCTGAATGATGGTTCTCAGTTAGAAAATTGTGAATTCTCTGAACCAGTTTGTTATGACTATCGTCAGCTAGCGCATGACTCTTGA
- a CDS encoding PadR family transcriptional regulator — MSLAHAILGLLQQEERTGYDLKTSCFDRCIAHLWPADQAQIYRTLDKLVGQGWITCTVEIQSDRPNRKVYSVTEAGQAELIRWLQCPQPLPTVRDPLLVQLHFAAQLPDEAILQLLEEQLAARRQKLAECESIDLPTLSDRSASREQILQRLGLELAIRREQTYIDWLKTAIEAIGNA, encoded by the coding sequence ATGTCTCTAGCACACGCAATTCTGGGTTTACTTCAGCAAGAAGAGAGGACGGGTTACGACCTGAAAACCAGCTGCTTCGATCGATGTATTGCTCACTTGTGGCCCGCAGACCAAGCCCAAATCTACCGAACCCTTGATAAACTGGTTGGGCAAGGGTGGATTACCTGTACTGTAGAGATTCAGAGCGATCGCCCAAATCGCAAAGTTTACAGCGTGACGGAGGCAGGACAAGCCGAATTAATCCGATGGCTGCAATGTCCTCAGCCCTTGCCAACCGTGCGAGATCCCTTGCTCGTGCAGTTGCATTTTGCCGCCCAGTTACCGGATGAAGCCATCCTTCAACTGTTAGAGGAGCAACTAGCCGCACGCCGCCAAAAGCTCGCTGAGTGTGAAAGTATTGACTTGCCAACCCTTAGCGATCGCTCTGCGAGCCGCGAGCAGATTCTGCAACGGCTCGGACTAGAATTAGCGATCCGCAGAGAACAAACTTACATTGATTGGCTCAAGACTGCTATAGAAGCGATCGGAAACGCATAA
- a CDS encoding dihydrofolate reductase family protein, with amino-acid sequence MRKVILFIASSLDGYIARQSGDIDWLFTDQDYGYSEFFASVDTLLMGRKTYEQVLTFGEYPYKGVKSYVFTRNPLFLADSNAEVITEDIKKFVEQLRQVEGKNIWLVGGSQLTHELMSNNLVDELILSIHPIVLGEGIPLFEHGTNPQSLNFTKCQTYSSGLVQLSYDVVH; translated from the coding sequence ATGCGGAAAGTTATACTGTTCATTGCATCCAGCCTAGACGGTTATATTGCGCGGCAGTCTGGCGACATTGACTGGTTATTCACAGACCAAGATTATGGCTACTCAGAATTCTTTGCTAGTGTTGATACTCTTCTAATGGGTAGGAAAACTTACGAGCAAGTTCTTACTTTCGGCGAGTATCCCTACAAAGGTGTAAAAAGCTATGTCTTTACAAGAAATCCTCTATTTTTAGCAGATAGCAATGCTGAAGTGATAACAGAAGATATCAAGAAATTTGTAGAGCAACTGCGTCAGGTAGAGGGAAAGAATATTTGGTTGGTTGGCGGATCTCAACTGACGCATGAGTTGATGAGCAACAATCTAGTAGATGAACTGATACTTTCCATACACCCGATTGTCTTGGGTGAAGGAATTCCATTATTTGAACATGGAACAAACCCTCAATCTTTAAATTTTACTAAATGTCAAACTTATAGTTCTGGTCTTGTGCAACTGTCTTATGATGTCGTGCATTGA
- a CDS encoding DUF4336 domain-containing protein, with translation MADDERTLNEEQIHLRDFSWSFWFTLPLYPFGSRRTIRKEVVQDTVWTFDQLQGIFYVVVPIRMTVVKLDEGGLLVYAPVAPTPECIRLVKELVAEHGDVKYIILPTISGLEHKVFVGPFARCFPLAQVFVAPSQWSFPLNLPLSWLGLPSKRTQVLPQDSRTTPFANQFDYAILGPIYLGPGKFAEVAFFHKRSRSLLVTDSVISIPEDPPAIVQLDPYPLLFHAKEQASDIVANTQANRQKGWQRISLFTLYFQPGVLEVPKWGEVFRNALKAPERSKKAYFGLFPFRWKPDWKRSFDALRGDGRLFVAPILQTLILNRAPKETIEWADKVASWDFQRIIPCHFDSPIQAEPHQFRQAFSFLEKQPSQGAGLFSSSTYPLPEQDFQLLKVLDKGLNKLGIVPPAKEKV, from the coding sequence GTGGCTGATGATGAACGCACACTAAACGAAGAACAGATTCATCTGAGGGACTTTTCCTGGTCTTTCTGGTTCACTTTGCCTCTCTATCCTTTTGGCAGTCGGCGGACAATCCGCAAAGAAGTCGTTCAAGATACAGTTTGGACTTTTGACCAGCTTCAGGGCATCTTCTACGTTGTCGTGCCGATTCGCATGACGGTCGTTAAGCTAGATGAAGGGGGTTTGCTCGTCTATGCGCCGGTTGCGCCGACTCCTGAGTGTATCCGGCTTGTCAAAGAATTGGTAGCAGAACACGGAGATGTCAAGTACATCATCCTACCCACGATTTCTGGACTAGAACACAAAGTCTTCGTGGGTCCCTTTGCTAGATGTTTTCCGCTTGCACAGGTTTTTGTGGCTCCTTCTCAGTGGAGTTTTCCCCTCAATCTCCCCCTCAGTTGGCTGGGTTTGCCTTCCAAACGAACTCAGGTACTTCCACAAGACAGCCGCACTACTCCCTTTGCCAACCAGTTTGACTACGCGATACTGGGTCCTATCTACCTGGGACCGGGTAAGTTTGCAGAAGTTGCATTTTTTCACAAGCGATCGCGCTCGCTACTTGTAACCGACTCGGTAATTTCCATACCAGAAGATCCGCCGGCAATTGTCCAATTAGACCCCTATCCTTTGCTGTTCCATGCCAAGGAGCAAGCGTCTGATATCGTTGCCAACACTCAGGCAAATCGTCAGAAGGGATGGCAGCGCATCTCCCTATTTACTTTGTACTTCCAACCAGGCGTACTGGAAGTCCCCAAATGGGGTGAGGTGTTTCGCAATGCACTCAAAGCACCGGAACGTTCCAAAAAAGCTTATTTCGGTTTGTTTCCCTTCAGATGGAAGCCAGATTGGAAGCGGTCGTTCGATGCGCTGCGAGGAGATGGTCGTCTGTTTGTAGCACCAATTCTACAGACTTTAATTCTCAACCGCGCACCCAAAGAAACCATCGAATGGGCAGATAAGGTGGCGAGTTGGGACTTTCAGCGAATTATTCCCTGCCATTTTGACTCGCCAATTCAAGCAGAACCGCATCAGTTTCGACAAGCATTCTCCTTCCTAGAAAAGCAGCCTTCTCAAGGTGCAGGATTGTTCAGCAGTAGCACTTATCCCTTGCCAGAGCAAGATTTTCAACTACTAAAGGTACTGGATAAAGGTTTAAACAAGCTTGGCATCGTGCCGCCAGCAAAGGAAAAGGTGTAG
- a CDS encoding pirin family protein — MTTQIRTMRTVAGIINSVETLEGEGMLVRRPFPKSTFSDFDPFLLLDELGPVDFEPGQAKGAPNHPHRGFETVSYILEGRLEHKDSQGHAGQLGSGDVQWMTAGAGVVHSEMPEREFARTGGRLHGLQLWVNLPRRDKMMKPRYQEISAEQIPTAQTDDGLVTVKAIAGEALGAKAAIATQTPIMYLHFTLQPGATVVQPVPKEYNAFTYLLDGEGLFGADKERAGDGQMVLFAQDGEEVAISNPSDARSPLNVLLIAGVPLNEPVVRYGPFVMNTQAEIVQAIEDYRNGRMGSIDF, encoded by the coding sequence ATGACGACTCAAATACGAACGATGCGAACGGTTGCAGGCATCATTAACAGTGTCGAAACGCTGGAGGGTGAAGGGATGCTTGTGCGCCGCCCATTCCCCAAAAGCACCTTTTCAGACTTCGACCCCTTCCTCCTCCTTGATGAATTAGGGCCAGTTGATTTTGAGCCAGGTCAAGCAAAAGGAGCGCCGAATCATCCTCATAGAGGCTTTGAGACGGTTTCCTACATCCTTGAGGGGCGCTTGGAACACAAAGATTCACAGGGTCATGCAGGACAGTTGGGTTCCGGTGATGTGCAGTGGATGACAGCAGGAGCGGGTGTTGTGCATTCAGAAATGCCAGAGCGGGAATTTGCTCGGACTGGCGGACGGCTTCACGGACTGCAACTTTGGGTAAATCTGCCTCGGCGGGACAAGATGATGAAACCTCGTTATCAGGAAATCTCGGCGGAGCAAATTCCCACGGCTCAGACAGATGATGGCTTGGTAACGGTAAAAGCGATCGCTGGAGAAGCGCTGGGAGCGAAAGCAGCGATCGCAACGCAGACTCCGATAATGTACCTGCACTTCACGCTCCAACCGGGCGCAACGGTGGTTCAGCCGGTGCCAAAAGAATACAATGCTTTTACATATCTGCTAGATGGAGAAGGTTTGTTTGGTGCAGACAAGGAACGTGCAGGAGATGGGCAGATGGTGTTGTTTGCACAAGATGGTGAGGAAGTAGCAATTTCAAATCCATCAGATGCGCGATCGCCATTGAACGTGTTGCTCATTGCTGGCGTACCGCTAAACGAGCCAGTTGTCCGCTACGGGCCATTCGTGATGAATACCCAAGCAGAAATTGTTCAAGCGATTGAAGATTATCGTAACGGGAGGATGGGTTCCATTGACTTCTAA
- a CDS encoding metallophosphoesterase, with protein sequence MQFVSDPPISVKIRKMNERVRWLAPSLVERGIDQTRMVLDDGASDTPEFSFLVVGDSGSGSYRGYNPQRQIAELMLAHREQSRFVLHTGDVIYLVGSSEYYLKNFISPYREFLVGGDRPERIAYDQMVFNMPFLPVPGNHDYYDLPFIYGLIAQASLPLRRLLRSQLDLDIGWHGSGQGNAYARAFLDYLKAFNSESELARHLDRHYTAKTDTGRCLSYQPGRFTRLPNRYYTFRSGGIDFFALDSNTFNAPIPLPTTKEGDDYRSELENRRSDLERQKLQIMEASTLLSSGRPEEAEQLDDNQAKLEQIDELLIDINKQLAADETTVTDVEQLDWLRQRLIESWNTAEVRGRVIYFHHPPYVTEATKWHQAQTLAVRHRLRRVLDAVKQAVGNQAEGRPLVDLILNGHAHCLEYLQTGDTGYGDSNINWIVCGGSGHSLRRQRSEGAELTENFGGIKGDDTRLVAKSLLFVGRHGQGLQKRRPYSFLRIDVFDGCPPKFKVRPFIAERSRREWSNSEIEAFSI encoded by the coding sequence ATGCAATTTGTATCCGATCCACCGATCTCGGTCAAAATCCGTAAGATGAACGAACGAGTGCGATGGCTTGCACCGAGTCTTGTGGAACGAGGAATCGATCAAACCCGGATGGTTTTAGACGATGGCGCTTCTGACACTCCGGAGTTCTCATTTTTAGTCGTGGGGGATAGTGGCTCCGGCTCCTATCGAGGATACAACCCTCAACGACAAATCGCAGAACTCATGCTTGCCCACCGCGAACAGAGCCGTTTCGTGTTGCACACCGGCGACGTGATCTATCTGGTTGGCTCTAGCGAATACTATCTAAAAAACTTTATTTCTCCCTACCGAGAGTTTTTGGTAGGAGGCGATCGCCCGGAACGCATTGCCTACGATCAAATGGTCTTCAATATGCCGTTCTTGCCCGTGCCTGGGAACCACGATTACTATGACCTACCCTTTATCTATGGTTTAATCGCCCAGGCTTCGCTGCCCCTACGCCGCCTGCTGCGCTCCCAGTTAGATTTGGACATTGGCTGGCACGGTTCGGGTCAAGGAAATGCCTATGCACGAGCGTTTCTTGACTACCTCAAAGCGTTCAATAGCGAGAGCGAACTGGCTCGTCATCTAGATCGTCATTACACTGCCAAAACGGATACAGGTCGCTGCCTTTCTTATCAACCGGGACGCTTCACCCGCTTACCCAACCGCTATTACACGTTTCGCAGCGGTGGAATTGATTTCTTTGCACTCGATTCAAATACTTTCAATGCGCCCATACCCCTGCCAACCACCAAAGAGGGGGACGACTACCGTAGCGAATTGGAAAATCGTCGGTCTGACCTGGAACGGCAGAAACTTCAAATCATGGAAGCCTCAACTCTACTGAGTTCGGGGCGACCCGAAGAAGCTGAACAGCTGGATGACAATCAAGCCAAGCTAGAGCAAATCGATGAACTGTTGATTGACATCAACAAGCAACTGGCAGCCGACGAAACGACAGTCACTGACGTTGAGCAACTGGACTGGCTGCGGCAAAGGCTGATCGAATCTTGGAATACCGCCGAGGTGCGCGGACGGGTCATTTATTTCCACCATCCCCCCTATGTCACGGAGGCGACGAAGTGGCACCAGGCGCAAACTTTAGCGGTTCGCCACCGTCTCCGCCGGGTGTTAGATGCGGTGAAGCAAGCAGTCGGAAACCAGGCGGAGGGGCGTCCGCTGGTCGATCTGATTCTGAACGGTCACGCCCACTGCCTGGAATATCTCCAAACTGGCGATACCGGATACGGTGACTCCAATATCAATTGGATTGTTTGTGGTGGCAGCGGTCACAGTCTCCGCCGTCAGCGGTCTGAGGGAGCGGAATTGACGGAGAATTTTGGGGGTATCAAGGGCGATGATACTCGGTTGGTGGCAAAATCGCTGCTTTTTGTCGGTCGTCACGGTCAGGGGTTGCAGAAGCGACGACCTTACTCATTTTTGCGAATTGATGTCTTTGACGGTTGCCCCCCAAAGTTCAAAGTCCGACCGTTTATCGCTGAGCGATCGCGGCGAGAGTGGAGTAATAGCGAGATTGAAGCATTTTCGATCTAA